One genomic segment of Impatiens glandulifera chromosome 6, dImpGla2.1, whole genome shotgun sequence includes these proteins:
- the LOC124944104 gene encoding F-box protein At1g61340-like isoform X1 codes for MFKEGLGLGLGLGLGFVKYRRSVSGKRIAIVSNNSLYNDTDNYSPVLKKQCVKKMSRLEDLPDEILIKVLCGVDHSDLKQLFQVSKLIRETTLIAKKQYFEYNTPKKIPARNSIVLNDSGEIENGEILNAPRKMRNHRRRRMSEKDMREISVALFSSSVEYLDK; via the exons ATGTTTAAAGAAGGTTTAGGTCTTGggttaggtttaggtttagggtttgtgaAATACAGAAGGTCTGTAAGTGGGAAAAGAATTGCTATTGTTAgtaataatagtttatataatgATACTGATAATTACTCCCCTGTTTTGAAAAAACAATGTGTTAAGAAAATGTCAAGACTTGAAGATCTTCCTGATGAAATCCTG ATTAAGGTTTTATGTGGGGTTGATCATAGTGACCTGAAACAACTCTTTCAAGTCTCCAAATTGATTCGTGAAACG ACATTGATTGCTAAGAagcaatattttgaatataatacaCCTAAAAAGATTCCGGCGAGAAATTCAATTGTTTTGAATGATTCCGGCGAGATTGAGAATGGTGAAATCTTAAATGCTCCGAGGAAGATGAGAAATCACCGGCGCCGGAGGATGAGTGAGAAAGATATGAGGGAAATTTCGGTGGCCTTATTTTCTTCGTCGGTGGAATATTTGGATAAGTAG
- the LOC124942063 gene encoding vesicle-associated protein 4-2-like, translating into MPMVDERSSSDGKVLRLFRLPFRNVGGNSHVATSSSSSHAANNHGSSTSVTSVARSFLSRRRRLRLDPATKLFLPYEPGKQVRSAISIKNTSKSHVAFKFQTTEPKSCFMRPPGAILAPAEGLIATVFKFVEQPENNEKPVDQKCKVKFKIMSLKVDGTIDYAPELFDELNDQVAVEQILRVVYLDPERPSRALEKLKLQLANAEAELEARKKPTEDNGSKIIGEGLIIDEWKVRREKYLKRQEEDSI; encoded by the exons ATGCCAATGGTTGATGAAAGATCGTCTTCAGACGGAAAGGTATTACGCTTATTCAGGCTTCCGTTTCGGAACGTCGGCGGCAACAGTCACGTTGCAACATCATCGTCGTCTTCGCACGCAGCGAACAATCACGGTTCTTCTACCTCTGTAACTTCCGTTGCTAGATCTTTTCTTTCACGTCGTCGTCGTCTCCGCCTTGATCCGGCTACTAAGCTCTTTTTACCAT ATGAACCTGGAAAACAAGTGAGAAGTGCTATTAGCATAAAAAATACAAGCAAATCCCATGTTGCTTTCAAG tTCCAAACAACAGAACCGAAAAGTTGTTTCATGCGACCGCCAGGTGCTATTCTTGCTCCTGCAGAAGGTCTCATAGCTACTG TATTCAAGTTTGTAGAACAGCCAGAAAACAATGAAAAGCCAGTTGATCAGAAGTGCAAGGTGAAGTTCAAGATAATGAGCCTTAAAGTGGATGGCACAATAGACTATGCACCTGAATTG TTTGATGAATTGAATGATCAAGTGGCTGTAGAGCAGATATTGCGGGTTGTTTACCTAGACCCGGAGCGACCAAGTCGA gCTCTTGAAAAACTGAAACTTCAGTTGGCAAATGCGGAGGCTGAACTTGAAGCTAGAAAGAAACCGACAGAAGATAATGGATCAAAGATCATAGGAGAAGGACTTATCATTGATGAATGG AAAGTTCGAAGGGAAAAATATCTGAAGAGGCAAGAAGAAGACTCTATTTGA
- the LOC124944104 gene encoding F-box protein SKIP27-like isoform X2 → MSRLEDLPDEILIKVLCGVDHSDLKQLFQVSKLIRETTLIAKKQYFEYNTPKKIPARNSIVLNDSGEIENGEILNAPRKMRNHRRRRMSEKDMREISVALFSSSVEYLDK, encoded by the exons ATGTCAAGACTTGAAGATCTTCCTGATGAAATCCTG ATTAAGGTTTTATGTGGGGTTGATCATAGTGACCTGAAACAACTCTTTCAAGTCTCCAAATTGATTCGTGAAACG ACATTGATTGCTAAGAagcaatattttgaatataatacaCCTAAAAAGATTCCGGCGAGAAATTCAATTGTTTTGAATGATTCCGGCGAGATTGAGAATGGTGAAATCTTAAATGCTCCGAGGAAGATGAGAAATCACCGGCGCCGGAGGATGAGTGAGAAAGATATGAGGGAAATTTCGGTGGCCTTATTTTCTTCGTCGGTGGAATATTTGGATAAGTAG